One Campylobacter concisus DNA segment encodes these proteins:
- the tssB gene encoding type VI secretion system contractile sheath small subunit, giving the protein MADNLIPPKERINIVYKTKTNDQEADVELPLKLMVVANLTGENQTPLEDREVISINKINFDQVMKSLDIHTNFSVKNKLNSNNEDLNIDLDFESIHDFNPDNIINQIPELKKLLQLRKALVALKGPMGNMPDFRKAVLEAIKDEDSRKQLLLEIKDEQDKE; this is encoded by the coding sequence ATGGCAGATAATCTAATCCCACCAAAAGAACGCATAAATATAGTTTATAAAACTAAGACAAATGACCAAGAGGCTGATGTAGAGCTTCCATTAAAACTTATGGTAGTTGCAAATTTAACTGGTGAAAACCAAACTCCACTTGAAGATCGTGAAGTGATTTCTATCAATAAAATAAATTTTGATCAGGTTATGAAAAGCTTAGATATTCATACAAATTTCTCTGTAAAAAATAAGCTAAATTCTAACAATGAAGATTTAAATATTGACCTTGATTTTGAAAGCATCCATGATTTTAATCCAGATAATATTATAAATCAAATTCCTGAGCTAAAAAAACTTTTGCAGCTTAGAAAAGCTTTAGTTGCGCTAAAAGGTCCTATGGGCAATATGCCTGATTTTAGAAAAGCGGTTTTAGAAGCTATAAAAGATGAAGATAGTAGAAAACAACTTCTTTTAGAGATTAAAGACGAACAAGATAAGGAATAA
- the tssC gene encoding type VI secretion system contractile sheath large subunit — MSETKVKTPIIESIMQRSKYSKDDESYSVVKQGVAEFISNIITTNNAEDKINKLALDEMIAHIDTLLSAQMDEILHNKSFQELESTWRGIRFLVERTNFNENVKIDLLDATKEEILDDFENNLDITQSTLYKQIYSAEYGQFGGEPVGAIVADYELDKSNQDMTFLNKMSSIAAMSHSPLLTSLSAKFFGLDNFGELENIKDLKSMLEGPQYTRWRTFRENEDAKYTGCMVNRFLTRSPYVPEDNPIKSFNYRETVNNHDDMLWGNGAYAFATRLTDSFADYRWCGNIIGPKGGGAVKDLPTYTYENYGSIQTKIPTEVLITDRREFELSENGFIALTLRRDSNNAAFFSANSALKPKIFPNTPEGKAAETNFRLGTQLPYVFLISRLAHYLKVLQREEIGTWKERSDVERGLNEWLRQYISDQENPPADVRSRRPFRSAKVIVSDIAGEPGWYKIELLARPHFKFMGANFELSLVGKLDKE, encoded by the coding sequence ATGTCTGAAACTAAAGTTAAAACTCCTATCATTGAAAGCATAATGCAAAGGAGTAAATATTCAAAAGATGACGAGAGTTATAGCGTTGTAAAGCAAGGAGTTGCTGAGTTTATTTCAAATATAATAACAACAAATAATGCTGAAGATAAAATAAATAAGCTCGCACTTGATGAGATGATAGCCCACATCGATACCCTTTTATCTGCTCAAATGGATGAAATTTTACACAATAAATCTTTTCAAGAGCTAGAATCAACTTGGCGTGGAATTAGGTTTTTGGTTGAGAGAACAAATTTTAATGAAAATGTAAAAATTGATCTTTTGGACGCCACAAAAGAAGAAATTTTAGATGATTTTGAAAATAATCTAGATATAACTCAAAGTACACTTTATAAACAAATTTATTCAGCTGAATATGGACAATTTGGTGGTGAGCCAGTTGGTGCGATAGTGGCTGATTATGAGCTAGATAAATCAAATCAAGATATGACTTTTTTAAATAAAATGTCATCAATTGCTGCAATGAGCCATTCACCGCTTCTTACATCTCTTTCTGCTAAATTTTTCGGACTTGATAATTTTGGTGAGCTTGAAAATATAAAAGATCTAAAAAGCATGCTAGAAGGCCCACAATATACAAGATGGAGAACTTTTAGAGAAAATGAAGATGCAAAATACACAGGATGTATGGTAAATAGATTTCTTACAAGATCTCCTTATGTGCCAGAAGATAATCCTATAAAGAGCTTTAATTATAGAGAAACTGTAAATAATCACGATGATATGCTTTGGGGTAATGGGGCCTATGCGTTTGCTACAAGGCTTACAGATAGTTTTGCTGATTATAGATGGTGCGGCAATATTATTGGGCCAAAAGGTGGCGGTGCTGTAAAGGACCTTCCAACTTATACTTATGAAAATTATGGAAGTATCCAAACAAAAATTCCAACCGAAGTTTTGATCACAGATAGAAGAGAATTTGAACTTTCAGAAAATGGATTTATCGCTCTTACCTTAAGAAGAGATAGCAATAACGCTGCATTTTTCTCAGCAAACTCTGCGTTAAAGCCTAAAATTTTCCCAAATACTCCAGAAGGTAAAGCTGCTGAGACAAATTTCAGACTCGGAACTCAACTACCCTATGTATTTTTGATCTCTCGTTTAGCTCATTATCTAAAAGTACTTCAAAGAGAAGAGATAGGTACATGGAAAGAGCGTAGTGATGTTGAGCGCGGCTTAAATGAATGGCTAAGACAATACATCTCGGATCAGGAAAATCCACCAGCAGATGTTAGAAGCAGAAGGCCATTTAGAAGTGCAAAGGTTATCGTTAGCGATATAGCCGGCGAGCCGGGCTGGTACAAAATAGAGCTTTTGGCTAGACCTCACTTTAAATTTATGGGAGCAAATTTCGAGCTTTCTTTGGTCGGAAAACTAGACAAAGAGTAA
- the icmH gene encoding type IVB secretion system protein IcmH/DotU: MNENQNETSVLSQTNLLGLGTNLALDHVLPLLLLANRVSKLQNFSQSEMANLREKLINDILSTTSKISNLGIYEEDDIIRLRYCLCVFIDESLLKNEIFMNSFWANNTLTTRFFNENLGGNKFFGIMDKWFENVGKNKDFLEFIYACLVLGYKGKYETQEDCNEKISYLCENIAAAVSPLIKADENVFEKSYLKQTKKSFLEVFSLKRLKFYFILLAIAMIAAAFLYSTYSMDQNNIRNDSVLNNKIENFMDNK, from the coding sequence ATGAACGAAAATCAAAATGAAACCTCAGTTTTAAGTCAAACAAATCTTTTAGGCCTTGGCACAAATCTTGCACTAGATCACGTGTTGCCATTACTTCTTTTGGCAAATAGGGTTTCAAAATTACAAAATTTTTCACAAAGTGAAATGGCAAATTTACGTGAAAAATTGATAAACGATATCTTAAGCACTACTTCAAAGATATCAAATCTAGGCATTTACGAGGAAGACGATATTATTAGGCTTAGATATTGCCTTTGTGTTTTTATAGATGAGAGCTTGCTAAAAAATGAAATTTTTATGAACAGCTTTTGGGCCAATAATACCCTGACAACAAGATTTTTTAATGAAAATCTAGGCGGAAATAAATTCTTTGGCATTATGGATAAGTGGTTTGAAAATGTTGGCAAAAATAAAGATTTCTTAGAATTTATATATGCTTGTTTGGTGCTTGGTTATAAAGGAAAATATGAAACCCAAGAAGATTGCAATGAAAAAATCTCTTATCTTTGTGAAAATATAGCTGCGGCCGTTTCTCCGCTCATAAAGGCCGATGAAAATGTATTTGAAAAGAGTTACTTAAAACAGACAAAGAAAAGCTTTCTTGAGGTATTTTCGCTAAAGCGTTTAAAATTTTATTTCATTTTGCTAGCTATTGCCATGATTGCAGCTGCATTTTTATATAGTACATATTCTATGGATCAAAACAATATCAGAAACGATAGCGTTCTAAATAATAAGATAGAGAATTTTATGGATAACAAGTAA
- the tssK gene encoding type VI secretion system baseplate subunit TssK: MSEKLKVVWYNGMNVDKVHFEQQERYFERNLNLKTISSFSNLYGVLDLEISSDLLLQGKVGLTKISCISQDGTIFNAPDQDELPEPLEISPSELNSAIIVLKLPISSGLVDISLQNNLPNLKFTAKQALISSRVHDEASNDILNELDDKDDFELSSAFTQDKENLILASQRSSLGVFGSKMPYELSIPICKIKNIDLNKQITLDEKFIPTCINISKNTFITNFIEELSFATKQHQESYFGLLGGVDQAKNRLDFSTYLTLNMLKKWHLIFSYLLKKDKFHPEYLYEKLVDFQADLLALSHDNSFSEFIAYDHNNLTQTFVPLINNLRLLFSHILSPKYIMAQIVKNNHGFYDCIFDNPSIIENSEIYFAIHSDTKNEYLLKNFKEQCKIHTQSNIKGIVSSQLRGINVEQISVVPSTLPKLNDYIYYKIDKKDEIFKSFANQNVISVYITANLPNADIKMWALL, encoded by the coding sequence ATGTCTGAAAAGCTAAAAGTCGTTTGGTATAACGGAATGAACGTTGATAAGGTTCATTTCGAGCAACAAGAAAGATATTTTGAGAGAAATTTAAACCTAAAAACCATCTCTTCTTTTTCAAATTTATACGGTGTTTTAGATTTAGAAATTTCAAGCGATCTTTTGCTTCAAGGCAAAGTAGGGCTAACTAAAATTTCTTGTATCTCTCAAGATGGCACGATTTTCAATGCGCCAGATCAAGATGAATTACCAGAACCGCTTGAGATAAGCCCAAGCGAACTAAACTCAGCCATTATAGTGTTAAAACTACCTATTAGCTCAGGTCTGGTCGATATTAGCCTGCAAAATAATTTACCAAATCTAAAATTTACAGCCAAGCAAGCACTTATTAGCTCAAGAGTGCATGATGAAGCTAGCAACGATATATTAAACGAGCTAGACGATAAAGATGATTTTGAACTATCTTCGGCCTTTACACAAGATAAAGAAAATCTAATCCTAGCAAGCCAAAGATCATCTCTTGGAGTATTTGGCTCAAAGATGCCTTACGAGCTTAGCATACCAATTTGTAAAATAAAAAATATAGACCTAAATAAGCAAATAACACTTGACGAAAAATTTATTCCAACTTGTATTAACATCAGTAAAAATACCTTCATAACAAATTTTATAGAGGAGCTTAGCTTTGCTACAAAGCAACATCAAGAGAGTTATTTTGGGTTGCTAGGAGGTGTTGATCAAGCTAAAAATAGACTTGATTTTTCAACGTATTTAACACTAAATATGCTAAAAAAATGGCATTTGATATTCTCTTATTTACTAAAGAAAGATAAATTTCACCCAGAGTATTTGTATGAAAAATTAGTTGATTTTCAGGCTGATCTGTTGGCACTTAGTCACGATAATAGTTTTAGCGAATTTATAGCCTACGATCACAATAACCTAACTCAAACTTTTGTGCCTTTGATAAATAATCTAAGACTTTTATTCTCACATATCTTATCTCCAAAATATATAATGGCACAGATTGTTAAAAATAATCACGGCTTTTATGACTGTATTTTTGATAATCCAAGCATTATTGAAAACTCAGAAATTTATTTTGCTATTCACAGCGATACGAAAAATGAGTATCTTCTTAAAAATTTCAAAGAGCAATGCAAGATCCATACTCAATCAAATATAAAAGGCATAGTTTCTTCACAGCTAAGAGGTATAAACGTAGAGCAAATTTCTGTTGTTCCTAGTACTTTACCGAAGTTAAACGATTATATCTATTATAAGATAGACAAGAAAGATGAAATTTTTAAAAGCTTTGCAAATCAAAATGTGATTAGCGTTTATATAACGGCAAATTTACCGAATGCTGACATTAAAATGTGGGCTTTATTATAA
- a CDS encoding type VI secretion system domain-containing protein produces the protein MQDNFCNKFNEDFLENELYISLTDEMSKYKTLMHDSIKWDYVFSSSLKALSEFSLDAKLLNFLAISAINLNDKEAFKTLIKAFAFFLSILKKEPNLLAKNEKQLPAKKKIIAQTIELFTQANDKALDQADAKAFNDLVPELSQELSTRFDTLYIEEKKEEILKAKEPKVIAKTEPTYHQSVSFSSNDISTFNDREFREYFINLSLILLKSDIKNFTAYALIFEAMWGRIKALPSSSDQITQIRYPDENLIMLFKKSNGLNLDILEKFIRNLALNPFWIEGIKIFCEFLNSAGLARQSDLICDMVLNFIDKFPDIKKLKFQSGEAFFGEDINKFFIKSNSLEFTSSSDSKKDMSFEDLIKELDKSKHASSAQSELNFMLELSKIFTAQGMNNNAKATYAQIVNFIENTELKDYLSDIYIKAKTFV, from the coding sequence GTGCAAGATAATTTTTGTAATAAATTTAATGAAGATTTTTTAGAGAATGAGCTTTATATTAGTTTAACTGATGAAATGTCAAAGTATAAAACTTTGATGCATGATAGCATAAAGTGGGATTATGTATTTAGCTCATCTTTAAAAGCCTTAAGTGAGTTTAGCCTTGATGCTAAGCTTTTAAATTTTTTAGCGATTTCTGCTATAAATTTAAATGACAAAGAGGCTTTTAAGACACTTATAAAAGCCTTTGCCTTTTTTCTATCTATTTTGAAAAAAGAGCCAAATTTACTTGCAAAAAATGAAAAACAACTACCTGCTAAAAAAAAGATAATAGCTCAAACTATAGAGCTTTTTACGCAAGCTAATGATAAAGCTTTGGATCAAGCTGACGCAAAAGCGTTTAATGACCTTGTGCCTGAGCTTTCGCAAGAGCTTAGTACACGTTTTGATACACTTTATATAGAAGAAAAAAAAGAAGAAATTTTAAAAGCTAAAGAGCCAAAAGTAATTGCTAAAACTGAGCCAACTTACCATCAAAGCGTTTCGTTTAGCAGCAATGATATTAGTACATTTAATGATAGAGAATTTAGAGAATATTTTATAAATTTATCACTAATACTTTTAAAGAGTGATATTAAAAATTTTACCGCTTATGCTTTAATTTTTGAAGCAATGTGGGGCAGGATAAAGGCGCTTCCATCAAGTAGCGATCAAATAACACAGATACGTTATCCTGATGAAAATCTGATTATGCTTTTTAAAAAAAGCAACGGACTAAACCTTGATATTTTAGAAAAATTTATAAGAAATTTAGCACTTAACCCATTTTGGATAGAAGGCATTAAGATATTTTGCGAGTTTTTAAATAGTGCTGGACTTGCAAGGCAAAGTGATCTTATTTGCGATATGGTTTTAAATTTTATTGATAAATTTCCAGATATAAAAAAGCTCAAATTTCAAAGCGGAGAAGCTTTTTTTGGCGAAGATATAAATAAATTTTTTATTAAAAGCAACTCTTTGGAATTTACTTCTAGCAGTGATAGTAAAAAAGATATGAGTTTTGAAGATCTAATAAAAGAACTAGACAAAAGCAAGCATGCTTCAAGTGCTCAAAGTGAGCTTAATTTTATGCTTGAATTATCAAAAATTTTTACTGCACAAGGCATGAATAATAACGCAAAAGCTACCTATGCACAAATAGTTAATTTTATAGAAAATACCGAGCTTAAAGATTATTTATCAGACATATATATAAAGGCAAAAACATTTGTGTGA
- the tssJ gene encoding type VI secretion system lipoprotein TssJ, whose amino-acid sequence MKKIFKFLSFLVFMLFLTGCAKDLIISNMPNSNLNYHGDNVPITIIAYKLRDVAKFKEASIIDLAEKNGEILGYDKIDSIKTQIQPNTNRYAFTNVYPDEVPYVGILVLYADQSKTNIKAYKATKEIKEKNIVFEITKNGVNVLDASSSKIQASK is encoded by the coding sequence ATGAAAAAAATATTTAAATTTCTATCTTTTTTAGTATTTATGCTATTTCTTACAGGATGTGCAAAAGATCTTATTATAAGCAATATGCCAAATTCAAATTTAAACTATCATGGCGATAATGTTCCTATAACTATCATAGCTTATAAATTAAGAGATGTGGCTAAATTTAAAGAAGCTAGCATTATCGATCTAGCCGAGAAAAATGGTGAAATACTAGGCTATGATAAGATTGACTCTATAAAAACACAAATTCAGCCAAATACAAATAGATACGCTTTTACAAATGTATATCCTGACGAAGTTCCGTATGTTGGCATTTTGGTACTTTATGCTGATCAGAGCAAGACAAATATCAAGGCTTACAAAGCTACAAAAGAGATAAAAGAAAAAAATATAGTTTTTGAAATAACAAAAAATGGCGTAAATGTTTTAGACGCTAGTAGCTCTAAAATACAAGCAAGCAAATAA